Proteins encoded in a region of the Elaeis guineensis isolate ETL-2024a chromosome 7, EG11, whole genome shotgun sequence genome:
- the LOC105048045 gene encoding U-box domain-containing protein 34 has translation MNALPSPFLLSLEDDYSYYSSFFQDAIPSLPSPAPPSEIEMPNRKRKRGGEPAEADPNPLRSRNGSSSCRESADSDSDTLNSNAATSSSATTGGGGGGGPSPHQQRRLWVKERSRDWWDRCNHPDFPETEFRRAFRMGRATFEFLCDELGAAVAKEDTTLRAAIPVRQRVAVGVSRLATGDPLRVVSKRFGLGISTCHKLVLEVCSAIKTVLMPKFLQWPEPTATARRFEALAGIPNVVGSMYTTHIPIIAPKANVSAYFNRRHTERNQKTSYSITVQGVVDPNGVFTDVCIGWPGSMPDDQVLEKSALYQRGIGGLLQNQWIVGGAGYPLMDWLLVPYTQKNLTWTQHAFNEKVEDVQRVAKEAFARLKGRWGCLQKRTEVKLLDLPVVLGACCVLHNICEMRNEELEPELSYELVDDEMLPENGLRSVSAMQARDNIAHNLLHHGHAGTAFLYVLWAANGSCYKVIVSFLEAYWKNLLNMWCLFYGQSQSNGCQFEEVLTITVDEVVIRLQRNTKLKKSSTKLFASSCGRHCIVGIFGFTCTIKLVELSLDDKALKDGSSTESREKTGRKFAYALLMSMFENSQLNIPCPEGMGIPTLTGLQSPGGVISVNVWEGLVNTRSKGNHVRPPPQPPPRPRLRSPLLFSRQRMAGVSGDATATVAVAVCSGSRSRRAVRWAAANLVPHAHSVLLLHVIPTVFSIPSPSGERVPIERMESEVVEMYISDLKLKHQEVFVPFKRLCGTKNVETLVLDGENPAAALLRYVSDSGTKNLVLGSSSIRWIRRILKGPDVPTTILKSAPYSCNIFVVSRRKLTMKLANQSIDDGPTISMPIQTTSHKSFDRMRMKKTFDNQSILSSESNGTSHISALADVGSHSQARSSCSSSTNACQNSEKALLLPCTGGQGNLDNNNQTQRIYDIVASVKDIPFVISHSTKESKAPAEVVKLRIELQNTLAMYNRACEDLVHAKKKVQLLSAEFSEEAKKVKDALEREETSKRIVAKEKAKHLEVIKEVEEARQLLAKEALDRHKAEIVASNVSLEKSRVVNALLSNDKRCRRYSRNEIEVATDNFSDAKKIGEGSYGDVYRCNLDHTPVAVKVLRQDAGDKKEEFLREVEILSQLRHPHMVLLLGFCPESGCLVYEYMENRSLEDQLFFREGKQPLPWFIRFRLIFEVACGLAFLHGTKPEPIVHRDLKPGNILLDRNYVSKIGDVGLAKLLSDIVPDGLTEYRETILAGTLYYMDPEYQQTGTVRPKSDLYALGIIALQLLTAKHPKGLILHVENAIKGGSFADVLDKSISDWPLVEAEKLGKLALKCSRLRCRDRPDLELEVLPELEELMNMANVCFKLRQCNVYAPSHYVCPILQEVMDDPYVAADGYTYEYRAIKAWLEKHQISPVTKVKLSHTSIIPNHSLRSAIQEWRSHAAFLTS, from the exons ATGAACGCCCTTCCCAGTCCTTTCCTTCTCTCTTTGGAAGACGACTATTCCTACTACTCTTCCTTCTTCCAGGACGCTATCCCCAGCCTCCCCTCCCCTGCTCCTCCGTCGGAGATAGAGATGCCCAATAGAAAGCGGAAGCGGGGCGGGGAACCCGCCGAAGCGGACCCCAACCCTCTCCGTAGCAGGAACGGATCCAGCTCCTGCCGGGAAAGCGCCGATTCCGACTCTGACACCCTCAATTCCAACGCTGCCACCTCCTCCTCTGCCACCACCGGTGGCGGCGGTGGGGGAGGTCCGTCGCCGCACCAGCAACGGCGGCTCTGGGTGAAGGAAAGGTCCCGGGACTGGTGGGACCGATGCAATCACCCGGACTTCCCGGAAACTGAGTTCCGGCGGGCCTTCCGGATGGGCCGTGCCACCTTCGAGTTCCTATGCGACGAGCTCGGCGCCGCCGTGGCCAAGGAGGACACGACGCTCCGGGCGGCGATCCCGGTCCGGCAGCGCGTCGCTGTCGGCGTCTCCCGACTCGCCACCGGCGACCCCCTCCGCGTCGTCTCCAAGCGCTTCGGCCTCGGCATCTCGACCTGCCACAAGCTCGTCCTCGAGGTCTGCTCTGCCATCAAGACCGTCCTCATGCCCAAATTCCTCCAGTGGCCGGAGCCCACCGCCACCGCCCGCCGCTTCGAGGCCCTCGCGGGGATCCCCAACGTGGTCGGATCCATGTACACCACTCACATCCCCATCATCGCCCCCAAGGCAAACGTCTCCGCCTATTTCAACCGCCGCCACACCGAGCGCAACCAGAAGACCTCCTACTCCATCACCGTCCAGGGGGTGGTGGACCCCAACGGAGTCTTCACCGACGTCTGCATCGGGTGGCCGGGGTCGATGCCCGACGACCAGGTTCTCGAGAAGTCGGCGCTCTACCAGCGAGGAATCGGCGGCCTGTTGCAGAACCAGTGGATCGTTGGCGGCGCCGGGTACCCTCTAATGGATTGGTTGCTGGTGCCCTACACCCAAAAGAACCTGACTTGGACGCAGCACGCCTTCAATGAGAAGGTTGAGGATGTCCAGAGGGTGGCGAAGGAGGCTTTCGCGAGGCTGAAGGGGCGGTGGGGCTGCTTGCAGAAGAGGACTGAGGTAAAGCTCCTGGATTTGCCGGTGGTGCTCGGGGCTTGCTGCGTTCTTCATAACATATGTGAGATGAGGAACGAGGAGTTGGAACCGGAACTGAGTTATGAGCTGGTAGACGACGAGATGCTGCCCGAGAATGGCCTCCGATCGGTGAGTGCGATGCAGGCTAGGGATAACATTGCTCATAATTTGTTGCATCATGGCCATGCTGGCACGGCTTTCTTGTA TGTTTT ATGGGCAGCAAATGGTAGTTGTTATAAGGTCATTGTCAGTTTTTTGGAGGCATATTGGAAGAATCTTTTAAACATGTGGTGTTTGTTTTATGGCCAATCGCAATCAAATGGATGTCAGTTTGAAGAAGTGTTGACGATTACAGTGGATGAGGTTGTGATAAGGCTACAA CGAAACACAAAGTTGAAGAAGTCTTCCACTAAACTTTTTGCATCTTCTTGTGGACGACATTG CATAGTTGGCATTTTTGGTTTTACCTGTACTATAAAACTTGTAGAACTTTCGCTCGATGACAAGGCTCTGAAAGATGGCTCAAGTACAGAGAGTAGGGAAA AAACTGGCAGGAAGTTTGCATATGCGCTGCTCATGTCTATGTTTGAAAACTCACAGCTA AACATCCCATGTCCTGAGGGGATGGGCATACCAACGCTGACTGGCTTGCAATCTCCGGGTGGAGTCATTTCCGTAAATGTGTGGGAAG GATTGGTCAACACGCGATCAAAGGGAAACCACGTTCGGCCTCCTCCCCAGCCGCCTCCCCGCCCCCGTCTTCGTTCTCCGCTTCTCTTCTCGCGGCAGCGGATGGCGGGCGTCTCCGGCGACGCCACCGCGACCGTGGCCGTCGCTGTGTGCAGCGGCAGCAGGAGCCGCCGCGCGGTCCGCTGGGCGGCGGCGAACCTCGTTCCCCATGCCCATAGTGTCCTCCTCCTCCACGTCATCCCCACCGTCTTTTCCATTCCCTCCCCAT CCGGGGAGCGTGTCCCAATTGAGCGAATGGAGAGCGAGGTGGTGGAGATGTATATCAGTGATCTCAAGTTGAAGCACCAAGAAGTCTTCGTCCCGTTTAAGAGGCTCTGCGGCACAAAAAAC GTTGAGACTTTGGTGTTGGATGGAGAGAATCCTGCGGCCGCTCTATTGAGATATGTTTCAGATTCGGGCACCAAGAATTTGGTGTTGGGATCCTCTTCCATTAGATGGATCAGAAG GATTTTAAAAGGCCCAGATGTGCCCACTACCATCCTGAAATCTGCCCCATATTCTTGCAATATTTTTGTTGTGTCACGGCGGAAGCTCACTATGAAACTTGCTAATCAATCAATCGATGATG GGCCCACTATTAGTATGCCAATACAAACAACTAGTCACAAATCATTTGATCGAATGAGAATGAAAAAAACCTTCGATAACCAATCTATACTTAGTTCGGAAAGCAATGGAACATCACATATATCAGCGCTGGCAGATGTTGGTTCACACTCTCAAGCCCGCAGCAGTTGCAGCTCTTCTACTAATGCTTGCCAAAATTCAGAAAAAGCACTATTATTACCTTGTACTGGAGGCCAGGGAAACTTGGATAACAATAACCAAACACAGAGGATATATGATATTGTGGCTTCTGTCAAAGACATCCCTTTTGTGATTTCACACTCCACAAAAGAG TCCAAAGCTCCAGCTGAAGTAGTAAAGTTGAGGATAGAGTTACAGAATACTCTGGCAATGTACAACCGAGCTTGTGAAGATCTGGTCCATGCGAAGAAAAAG GTCCAATTGCTTTCTGCTGAATTCTCTGAGGAGGCAAAGAAAGTGAAAGATGCGCTAGAGAGAGAGGAAACATCAAAACGGATTGTAGCAAAAGAGAAGGCCAAGCATTTGGAAGTCATTAAAGAAGTTGAGGAAGCAAGGCAATTGCTTGCAAAGGAGGCCTTGGACAGACATAAAGCAGAAATTGTTGCCAGCAATGTGTCGTTGGAGAAATCAAGAGTAGTAAATGCCCTTCTCTCAAATGACAAAAGATGCCGAAGGTACTCAAGGAATGAAATAGAGGTTGCGACTGATAACTTCTCTGATGCCAAGAAGATTGGTGAAGGAAGTTATGGTGATGTATACAGGTGCAACCTTGACCACACACCAGTGGCTGTCAAGGTTCTTCGGCAGGATGCAGGTGACAAGAAAGAGGAGTTCCTAAGAGAG GTCGAAATTCTTAGCCAACTTCGTCATCCCCACATGGTTTTACTTCTTGGATTCTGCCCTGAGAGTGGGTGTCTTGTATACGAATACATGGAGAACCGGAGCCTAGAAGATCAGCTATTTTTCAGGGAGGGCAAACAGCCACTCCCATGGTTTATCCGATTTCGATTAATTTTTGAAGTGGCCTGTGGACTTGCTTTTTTACATGGAACCAAGCCTGAGCCTATTGTTCACCGTGATCTGAAACCAGGAAACATTTTGTTAGATCGGAATTATGTAAGCAAGATCGGTGATGTTGGACTGGCAAAGCTCTTGTCAGATATTGTACCCGATGGTCTTACAGAATACAGAGAAACCATTCTTGCTGGTACACTTTATTACATGGATCCTGAATATCAACAAACTGGCACAGTCCGACCAAAGTCTGATTTGTATGCTTTAGGAATCATTGCCCTTCAATTGCTGACTGCAAAGCATCCAAAAGGACTTATTTTACATGTAGAGAATGCAATTAAAGGAGGTTCTTTCGCTGATGTGCTTGACAAATCAATATCAGATTGGCCACTTGTAGAAGCAGAGAAATTAGGAAAGCTTGCATTGAAGTGCTCCAGACTAAGATGCAGGGACAGGCCAGATCTTGAATTAGAGGTTCTGCCAGAACTCGAAGAACTTATGAATATGGCGAATGTTTGTTTTAAGTTAAGGCAGTGCAACGTTTATGCGCCTAGCCACTATGTCTGTCCCATACTACAG GAAGTAATGGATGACCCCTATGTTGCTGCCGATGGATATACATATGAATACAGAGCAATCAAAGCATGGCTTGAAAAACATCAGATATCTCCTGTCACCAAAGTTAAGCTTTCTCATACCTCCATAATCCCGAATCATTCACTGCGTTCAGCTATACAAGAATGGAGGTCGCATGCGGCATTCTTAACTTCCTGA